A single genomic interval of Burkholderiales bacterium harbors:
- a CDS encoding SWIB/MDM2 domain-containing protein — protein sequence MAKKKGKKSAGKKSSSARKQPAKKKMAKASKKKRSVAKRKPNPAFMRPMMPDPALAAVVGAIAQARTEITKKIWAYIKKNKLQDEINRRMINADERLREIFGGKRQVSMFEMTKLINEHLK from the coding sequence ATGGCTAAGAAGAAGGGGAAGAAATCCGCAGGAAAAAAATCCAGCTCTGCTAGGAAGCAGCCAGCCAAAAAGAAAATGGCCAAGGCTTCCAAGAAGAAGCGCAGCGTGGCGAAGCGCAAACCAAATCCGGCATTCATGCGGCCCATGATGCCCGATCCGGCGCTCGCTGCAGTTGTGGGTGCCATTGCGCAGGCCCGCACTGAGATCACCAAGAAAATATGGGCCTACATCAAGAAGAACAAGCTGCAGGATGAAATTAATCGACGCATGATCAATGCCGACGAAAGGCTGCGCGAAATTTTTGGCGGCAAACGGCAAGTTTCAATGTTTGAAATGACCAAGCTGATCAACGAGCATTTGAAATAA
- a CDS encoding disulfide bond formation protein B, which translates to MSTITSRLAWAAVLLVSAGLLGFGLYLQHIEHLEPCPLCILQRLAFIATGLTGLVAAVHNPRTAGQAVYAGMLILFAGLGAGIAGWHFWLQHAPHGKAFECGPGIGYMLDAFPLSKALPMIFRGSGDCGNIVWSFLGLSIPGWALVWFILLVIVGLVLLTQALRQPKHATS; encoded by the coding sequence ATGAGCACGATAACGAGTCGATTGGCCTGGGCTGCTGTTCTTCTTGTAAGCGCCGGTCTCTTGGGATTTGGTCTCTACTTGCAGCATATTGAGCACCTTGAACCCTGTCCGCTTTGCATCCTTCAGCGCTTGGCCTTCATTGCGACCGGATTGACCGGTCTGGTAGCAGCAGTTCACAATCCGCGGACCGCGGGACAGGCTGTTTACGCCGGTATGCTGATACTTTTTGCGGGTTTGGGGGCGGGCATTGCCGGCTGGCATTTCTGGCTGCAGCACGCACCGCACGGCAAGGCATTCGAGTGCGGGCCCGGCATTGGTTACATGCTCGACGCTTTTCCGCTATCGAAAGCCCTTCCGATGATTTTCAGGGGTTCGGGCGATTGCGGGAATATCGTGTGGAGCTTCCTCGGGCTCTCCATCCCAGGTTGGGCGCTGGTTTGGTTTATACTGCTTGTCATAGTTGGCTTGGTTCTTTTAACCCAGGCCTTGAGGCAACCTAAACATGCCACATCGTGA